A stretch of DNA from Spirochaetota bacterium:
CCCGGCGTTCGAAGCGGAACTGAAGAAATCGCTCGGCGCATAAGCGCATAGACAATTAAAAAACGCATGCGCGATAGAAATCGCGCATGCGTTTTTATTATTATCAACGGATAAGCTGAGCTACAACCGTTCCGCGATTATCTCCGCCATATCCCGTATCTTCACTTCCTCGCCTTTACCCTTGTCCTTCACGCCGTCCTTTATCATGGTAAAGCAGAACGGGCAGGAAACCGCGCATTCCTTCATGCCGGTGGCGATTATCTCCTCTGAGCGGTGATGATTGATCCGTTCGCCGTGCTCTTCAAGGAACACGGTGCCGCCGCCGCCGCCGCAGCAGAACGATGTTTCGCCCGAGCGTTTCATCTCGGATATCGTCAGGCCGAATTTCTTAAGTGCTTCGCGCGGCTCGGTGGTTATCTCATTGTAGCGGCTCAGATAACACGGGTCATGGTAGGTGATCTCAGCGGTATCTTTTTTCGCCGCGGATATCTTTCCGTCGCTTATGAGCTTCATGATGAACTCGCTGTGATGCATGACCGAGAGGTCCATGCCGAAGTCCTTGTAGTCGCGCGAAAGCGTCTGCATGCAGTGCGGACAGGCGGTGATGACCTTCTTGACCTTCAATTCCTTGAATATCTCGATATTCCCTTCGATGAGCGCCGTGAAGAGGAATTCATTGCCGAGCCTTCTGGCAGGGTCACCGCAGCATGTTTCGCCGGGGAGGACGCCGAAGCTGACGCCGGCTTTTTTGAGTATCTGTATGAACGCCTTTATCGAATTGCGATAACCCGCGTCGTAGTTCGCGAAGCAGCCCATCCACAGGAGATATTCGGTGCCCTCTTCGAAGAGCGGCACATCGAGTTCGGTGACCGTCTGATCGCGCAGATGCGAGCCGTAATTCCACGGATTGCCGTTGCGCTCAAGGCCGGTGAACGTGTTCTGCAGTTCCTTCGGGAATTCTGAGTTCGCCGCCTGGAAGCGCCGCATGCCGATCATTTTT
This window harbors:
- a CDS encoding (Fe-S)-binding protein, translating into ILFVFCCVVLLGVVGLAFRRGVLRAKSLLPSAAAWIVLSLISIIMVTFLLYTFTKSEMVAHIATWVNMLTILFFLVYIPMSKHLHLFFCPFNEIFKNFEIAKLRKLDLENEEKEDYGINTLKNMSWKDLFDTLTCIQCGRCNDNCPAVATKKALAPREMILDTQHAMLANKFEEPLVGETIKSEILWQCTTCSGCEYHCPVGIEHLPKMIGMRRFQAANSEFPKELQNTFTGLERNGNPWNYGSHLRDQTVTELDVPLFEEGTEYLLWMGCFANYDAGYRNSIKAFIQILKKAGVSFGVLPGETCCGDPARRLGNEFLFTALIEGNIEIFKELKVKKVITACPHCMQTLSRDYKDFGMDLSVMHHSEFIMKLISDGKISAAKKDTAEITYHDPCYLSRYNEITTEPREALKKFGLTISEMKRSGETSFCCGGGGGTVFLEEHGERINHHRSEEIIATGMKECAVSCPFCFTMIKDGVKDKGKGEEVKIRDMAEIIAERL